ATCTCGGGTATACACTAGGTGCAGGTAGCACTACGATAAGGATCGCCTTGAAAAGGCCACAGTTGAAGGATTGATGTACGGCGTGCTTCGCTTTGCCTTGAAGCGGACTAGTGTGGGAAGAAAGTACTCCGCTGGTTGTCACCATGGACAGGCTGATCGGAGGTGCAAAGTTCATGAGTGATGGAACGTGAATCACGGAATTACGGCTGCGCCTAACATTAGTGGAAATATGGGTTGACTCGGTGGTTGGTTTTGTGGCCGGGGGTCTCGGCTGATCCGTATCTTCGGGTCTTCTTAACATTAGCGATCAGAATGCGGGGCCGAGCCCGGAGCAGGCGTTGTTTTCATATCCACAAAACAAGACCGCCCATCCGGAATTCGCCAATTCTTAACATTAGGGGAACGGAATCGAACTAAATAGGCGGGGTAAACCGCCCATGACTCAACAACAGAGGTCTCGTTTGATTTGGAGGGGATTTGATTCGTCTTGATCTGTCCTTATCTGCCCCGATTTTACCGTTCTTCCCCAGCCGACCCCGCGGCAAAGCTGTATTATGATTACGGGGTATTTATGTTCAGCATCATTCCCAACCCTTACAAATCGGCGTGATTGATACTTGACGTTTCACAGCAAGGCAGTGCTACCAGCAACGACAACTTGCATCATGTTATTGAACCCGCTCTCTGTGGCGGCTATCCTTGGAGCCCTTTTGGTGTTCTACCTGGCACGCTGCTATTCATCCCCCTTGTGGAGAATCCCCGGGCCAGCACTGTCCAAAATCACCTCAATCGCTCTGAGATGGCACGAGTTCGGCGCAAATCGAACGCTGTACATCCACTCTTTGCACTTGAAGTATGGCCCAGTCGTGCGAATCGCTCCCAAAGAAGTTTCATATACGTCTTATGAGGCTGTCAAGGAGATTTACGGATCACTCGGAAGTGGTTATGACAAGCATCGTTTCTACAACCTCTTCAAGGTTTTCGGGCGCAGGTAAGTGCCGATATTACATGGAAAATCTTGAGATGGCGCTGACCGTGAGTTTTGCGCTCGTGATTTAGAACCATGTTTTCAACCCTTGTGAAGGGCGATGTAAGTTACCTAGCTTTACGACTTGTATGGGGCAGAAAATCTAACTTTTACTTAGCACGCGAAGCGCAAGCGTATCATTGCCGATCGCTATGCTAATAGCAATGTGGTGAAGCCCATAGCGCTGAGCGGTATTGAGAAGCGTGCGAAGAGTTTGTCGGGCAGTGTGCTGATGCAGCAAGTGCAAGTGTGAATGTCTATGTAAGTTCAAATCTTCAAGCACGAAGAAGTGGCGGCGAGTCCTGTATCAGTAACACTGACACTCTTGTCCCTGATCACCAGGTCAAGCTTCACTCTTACGCTTGTGACTGCGTGACCCATCACTTGTTCCACCCTTACGGAACCAATAGTCTCCAGAAACAGGAAGACACGGACATGATGGAGCAAGTCACGACGGACGATAGTCTACGAAGTGAGGTTTCCCGAGTTGATATGCAGTGGCGTGCTTGCTAACCCTCAACTTACCAATCAGACCGCCTTATCCAGCATCACTATCCCGTCTTTTACCAGTACTTCTCTAAGATTCTTGACCTGTTCTTCGATCCACGAACCACGCCCCTTGCTAAGGACTTCGTTGTTGGTGCTACCTCCAAAATTGATCCCGCGCCGTTCACCCTGTTAAGCCGCCTTCAAGACAAGAGGGAAAGCGGCAGCAGCGTCAACCAGATGGACGCCATTGACATCGCCGCGGAATGTACGGATCACATGGTAGCTGGCATCGATACAACGGGTGATTCGCTGTGTTTCTTGTTGTGGGAACTGTCACAGCCGGCATCTCTCGAGATTCAACGGAAACTCCGGGAGGAGATTCGAGAGAATCCAGACGCCTCTTTTGACAAGCTTTCTTACCTTGATGCCGTGGTTCAAGAAGGCCTCCGATGCTATCCTGCGATTCCAATGTCCCTACCTCGCGTGGTCCCACCGGGAGGGAAGACCGTCGATGGCTACTTTGTTTCCGAGGGTACCATCGTGAGCAGCCAGGCCTACTCGGTTCACCGCAACAACGACGCAGTCTTCCCCAACCCTGAAACCTTCAGCCCTGAACGCTGGCTATCCCCCACCGGAGAAGCCGAGAGAAAGAGACACATGTTTGCTTTTGCTCATGGTGGAAGAGGCTGTGTCGGAAAACAGTAAGGGCTTACACTACCTTGCCACGGACTATGGGCGCGAGCCTATGCTAACTTTGAAACAGCCTTGCATTGGCAGAGATGAAGATTTTACTCCGTGGCATATACGGACGATATTCCACTGTACCAGATCCTTCCATCACTCCCGAGAGTATGCGATCTCACGACCAGATCATTTCTGCCCGGCCATACGGACAACGGTGTCTCTTGCGATTCGTTCCTATTGCGAATGAAGAGGCTGTATAAGCGACTGTTGGTCACTTCTCTTTGAACTGACATGACGGGAATATGCTTGAAATCGCGAGGTGAGTGACTAATGCTCAAGTTGTGAAGAGGCGGACTAGAGATGATTGTAGTAGCGTTCTGAACAGTTGTTGGTCAGCAGCGCTAGAGCTAGACCCAGCAGAGGTCGTCTCTGTACAAACGGACGCTACAATAAACTTTTTCTAGTACGAGTTGATCACCTCTAGCACGAATCACTTCCAAGCTATCCGTGACCCGTCCACCATTGCTTCGTTACTGAACTGGGATTTCTACTTATCTTGTCAAGTTCTTGGCGAGACAATCTCTCCTGAAAAGCGACTTTGGGTTTCATCCCTCTGAACGATGTATTTCGTTCAATTTGTATCCGTACTCAAGTCACTTACCCCATTGCGTCGTCAAAACCCAAGGCGGGAGGCGGGGCGTGAACGCAACGGTTGTGAGTCAAATCATCCTTCAAGTGTGGAGTTGGGGTCTGAAAATCACGGGGGCCTTGGCCACCGGGAAATCCCACCGAGTCAGTGTCGGCATTTCATTGGAACCTTATTCATTGCTGGCGCTGTTGCCATGGATGGTGCAAATTG
The Colletotrichum lupini chromosome 6, complete sequence DNA segment above includes these coding regions:
- a CDS encoding cytochrome P450; the protein is MDRLIGGAKFMSDGTKAVLPATTTCIMLLNPLSVAAILGALLVFYLARCYSSPLWRIPGPALSKITSIALRWHEFGANRTLYIHSLHLKYGPVVRIAPKEVSYTSYEAVKEIYGSLGSGYDKHRFYNLFKVFGRRTMFSTLVKGDHAKRKRIIADRYANSNVVKPIALSGIEKRAKSLSGSVLMQQVQVKLHSYACDCVTHHLFHPYGTNSLQKQEDTDMMEQVTTDDSLRNRLIQHHYPVFYQYFSKILDLFFDPRTTPLAKDFVVGATSKIDPAPFTLLSRLQDKRESGSSVNQMDAIDIAAECTDHMVAGIDTTGDSLCFLLWELSQPASLEIQRKLREEIRENPDASFDKLSYLDAVVQEGLRCYPAIPMSLPRVVPPGGKTVDGYFVSEGTIVSSQAYSVHRNNDAVFPNPETFSPERWLSPTGEAERKRHMFAFAHGGRGCVGKHLALAEMKILLRGIYGRYSTVPDPSITPESMRSHDQIISARPYGQRCLLRFVPIANEEAFLARQSLLKSDFGFHPSERCISFNLYPYSSHLPHCVVKTQGGRRGVNATVVSQIILQVWSWGLKITGALATGKSHRVSVGISLEPYSLLALLPWMWITSVEIQFITLRKSLEPAVKA